The following coding sequences are from one Selenomonas sputigena ATCC 35185 window:
- a CDS encoding molybdopterin molybdotransferase MoeA, with translation MQDISLEKAQELLLREVREIPLSEAESVPLLAALGRRLAEDCCAAFDQPPFDRSPLDGYALLADCTQGASADAPARFRVIGEECAGSFFTGKVGAGEALRLMTGAAMPEGADTVVRQEDVRVEGEEILVPYALKHHENFCFRGEDVEEGAVLAKAGDRLTAAHIAVLAGQGRKRLPCVRRARIVLASTGDELVEPGEPLCPGKIYNSNLYLLAARLKEMGFEAEILGALPDDAEEVARALVSSAEPPDLVLTTGGVSVGKKDIMHDVVKELNAERLFWRVLMKPGAPAIGYTFSAAGDSRRTLGIALSGNPFAASATFELLARPVLAKLTAQDALLPMRCRAVLRDGFSKESRGRRFVRAQYAQGEVHLPEKHASGVLFSAVGCNALVDIPAGSPPLAAGAEVDVILL, from the coding sequence ATGCAGGACATATCATTGGAAAAGGCGCAGGAGCTTCTTTTGCGCGAGGTGCGCGAGATTCCGCTGTCGGAAGCCGAGTCCGTGCCGCTTCTCGCGGCGCTCGGGCGAAGGCTTGCCGAGGACTGCTGCGCCGCCTTCGACCAGCCGCCGTTTGACCGCTCGCCGCTCGACGGCTATGCGCTCTTGGCTGACTGCACGCAGGGGGCGTCGGCGGACGCTCCCGCGCGCTTTCGCGTCATCGGCGAGGAGTGTGCGGGCAGCTTCTTCACCGGCAAGGTGGGCGCGGGCGAGGCGCTTCGTCTGATGACGGGCGCGGCGATGCCCGAGGGCGCGGACACCGTCGTGCGGCAGGAAGACGTGCGCGTGGAGGGCGAGGAAATTCTCGTGCCTTATGCGCTCAAGCATCACGAGAACTTCTGCTTTCGCGGGGAGGATGTGGAAGAAGGCGCCGTGCTCGCCAAGGCGGGCGATCGTCTGACGGCGGCGCACATCGCCGTCCTGGCAGGGCAGGGGAGGAAGCGTCTTCCTTGCGTGCGCCGCGCGCGCATCGTTTTGGCGAGCACGGGCGACGAGCTTGTCGAGCCGGGCGAGCCGCTCTGTCCCGGCAAGATCTACAACAGCAATCTTTATTTGCTCGCGGCAAGGCTCAAGGAAATGGGCTTCGAGGCGGAAATCCTCGGTGCGCTGCCCGACGATGCGGAGGAGGTTGCGCGTGCGCTCGTGAGTTCTGCCGAGCCGCCCGATCTCGTTCTGACGACGGGCGGCGTCTCCGTGGGCAAGAAGGACATCATGCACGATGTCGTCAAGGAGCTTAATGCCGAGCGCCTTTTCTGGCGCGTTCTGATGAAGCCCGGAGCGCCTGCGATCGGCTATACGTTTTCGGCGGCGGGCGACTCGCGCCGCACGCTCGGCATCGCCCTGTCGGGCAATCCGTTCGCCGCTTCGGCGACGTTTGAGCTTCTCGCGCGTCCCGTGCTCGCCAAATTGACGGCGCAAGACGCGCTCTTGCCGATGCGCTGCCGCGCCGTCTTGCGGGACGGCTTTTCCAAGGAAAGCAGGGGCAGGCGCTTCGTGCGAGCGCAGTATGCGCAGGGCGAGGTGCATCTGCCCGAGAAGCATGCTTCCGGCGTGCTCTTCTCCGCCGTCGGCTGCAACGCGCTCGTCGATATTCCTGCCGGCTCGCCGCCCCTTGCGGCGGGTGCGGAGGTCGATGTCATCTTGTTGTGA
- the moaA gene encoding GTP 3',8-cyclase MoaA, with amino-acid sequence MLDFYRRKIEYVRISVTDRCNLRCRYCMPADGVEKLSHADILSFEEIVRVVRALAQLGIRKVRLTGGEPLLRRGVVDLVREIKAVEGIERVALTTNGVLLADLAEELRAAGLDGVNISLDTLAEDAFYDITRRSASLLSVVRQGMEAALAAGLKTKLNCVPLKGVNEAELVSLAALAKEHPIDVRFIELMPIGMAKEAGLTGVPTAEVRRILEESFGALVPVVKEALTGPAACFRPAGFRGALGFIDALEHKFCSSCNRVRLTAEGYLKLCLALDAGLDLRTLLRAGADDAALFRKLRQVIAEKPREHRFEAAGGAGEEKRRMYQIGG; translated from the coding sequence ATGCTTGATTTTTATCGCCGCAAAATCGAATATGTGCGCATTTCCGTGACGGATCGCTGCAATTTGCGCTGCCGCTACTGTATGCCCGCAGATGGCGTGGAGAAGCTCTCCCACGCGGACATTCTGTCCTTCGAGGAGATTGTGCGCGTCGTGCGTGCTCTCGCGCAGCTCGGCATACGCAAGGTGCGTCTGACGGGCGGCGAGCCGCTCCTTCGGCGCGGCGTCGTCGATCTCGTGCGCGAGATCAAGGCGGTCGAGGGCATCGAGCGCGTCGCTCTGACGACGAACGGCGTTCTCCTCGCCGACCTCGCAGAGGAGCTTCGCGCGGCAGGGCTTGACGGTGTGAACATCAGCCTCGATACGCTGGCAGAGGACGCTTTCTATGACATCACGCGCCGTTCTGCCTCGCTTCTGTCCGTCGTGCGCCAGGGCATGGAGGCGGCGCTCGCTGCAGGGCTCAAGACGAAGCTCAACTGCGTGCCGCTTAAGGGAGTCAATGAAGCGGAACTTGTTTCGCTCGCTGCCCTCGCGAAGGAGCACCCGATCGACGTGCGCTTCATCGAGCTCATGCCGATCGGCATGGCGAAGGAGGCGGGGCTGACGGGCGTGCCGACCGCTGAGGTGCGCCGCATCTTGGAGGAATCTTTCGGTGCGCTCGTGCCCGTCGTCAAGGAAGCGCTCACCGGTCCCGCCGCGTGCTTTCGACCGGCAGGATTTCGCGGTGCGCTCGGCTTTATCGACGCGCTGGAGCACAAGTTCTGCAGCTCGTGCAACCGCGTGCGCCTGACGGCGGAGGGCTATCTGAAGCTGTGCCTTGCGTTGGATGCGGGACTTGATTTGCGCACACTTCTGCGCGCGGGTGCGGATGACGCGGCGCTCTTCAGGAAACTGCGGCAGGTGATTGCCGAAAAGCCGCGCGAGCATCGCTTTGAAGCGGCGGGCGGCGCGGGCGAGGAGAAGCGCCGCATGTACCAGATCGGAGGGTGA
- a CDS encoding MOSC domain-containing protein yields MGKIVTIAASERRGTKKKPLEKALFHVGHGIVGDAHAGKWHRQVSFLGAAEIEAFRARGATVSHGDFGENIVAEGFSFRELPVGTRLAAGDVIFEITQIGKECHAHCAIYAAVGDCIMPREGVFARVLHGGTLKPGDELRLFEGKLPLDAAVITASDKGSRGEREDKSGDLAQHLLEEAGYRIARRVILPDDEEALAKEMQECADLGVALVATTGGTGFSERDVTPEATRAVIEREAPGIAEAMRALSMQVTPRAMLSRAVAGICKRTLIVNLPGSAKAVEECLGFVLPQLAHGIEILRGDAGECARK; encoded by the coding sequence TTGGGAAAGATTGTAACGATTGCCGCGAGCGAGCGGCGCGGCACGAAGAAGAAGCCGCTGGAAAAGGCGCTCTTTCATGTGGGGCACGGCATCGTCGGCGATGCGCACGCGGGAAAATGGCACCGTCAGGTGAGCTTTCTGGGCGCGGCGGAGATCGAGGCGTTTCGCGCACGCGGTGCGACGGTCTCCCACGGCGATTTCGGCGAGAACATCGTTGCAGAGGGCTTCTCCTTCCGTGAGCTTCCCGTCGGTACGCGCCTCGCGGCGGGCGATGTCATCTTCGAAATCACGCAGATCGGCAAGGAGTGCCATGCGCACTGTGCCATCTACGCGGCGGTCGGCGACTGCATTATGCCGCGCGAGGGCGTTTTTGCACGTGTACTGCACGGCGGTACGCTGAAGCCCGGCGACGAGCTGCGCCTTTTCGAGGGCAAGCTGCCGCTTGACGCCGCCGTCATTACGGCGAGCGACAAGGGCTCACGCGGAGAGCGCGAGGACAAGAGCGGCGACTTGGCGCAGCATCTGTTGGAGGAAGCGGGCTATCGCATCGCACGGCGTGTGATTTTGCCCGACGATGAGGAGGCGCTCGCGAAGGAGATGCAGGAATGCGCCGATCTCGGCGTCGCGCTCGTCGCCACGACGGGCGGCACGGGCTTTTCCGAGCGCGATGTGACGCCCGAGGCGACGCGAGCCGTCATCGAGCGCGAGGCGCCGGGCATCGCCGAGGCGATGCGCGCCCTCTCGATGCAGGTGACGCCGCGTGCCATGCTGAGCCGCGCCGTTGCCGGTATATGCAAGCGCACGCTGATCGTCAATCTGCCGGGCAGCGCCAAGGCGGTCGAAGAGTGCCTCGGCTTCGTCCTGCCGCAGTTGGCGCACGGCATTGAGATCTTGCGCGGCGACGCGGGCGAGTGCGCGAGAAAGTGA
- the mobB gene encoding molybdopterin-guanine dinucleotide biosynthesis protein B: MREKVKPQSLADVTLLVVAGGRSRRMGEDKRWLDVGGVPLLEGLLKKAATAGFAEIFLCVEERSERLQDLASRYGARILVDETAGQGPVAGLSRGLAASSHAWSFAVSADMPFFSFDAARELLPKAKGAARAVVPVAEGRCEPLAALYHKETAHVFSAAMAAGERSLRRTDAALPALEVPVHAGACFFNVNTPAALRLARGRAANLVRRVPIVSIVAPASGTGKTTFVEKLLPLLTSCGVRVGVVKSDAHGIVLNDGAKDSGRFRAAGASSVAVVAPAGFWLYERTQEKLSLEAAAARMTGVDLVLIETRSHGVFPALSLWRELEEPLLDERVAALFSSCHERQAEGILQLDLEAMEDAAHLVLFLMGREEGFDLRRIAWDGGHSGKGGA, from the coding sequence GTGCGCGAGAAAGTGAAGCCGCAAAGCCTCGCCGATGTGACGCTTCTCGTCGTCGCGGGCGGCAGAAGCCGGCGCATGGGCGAGGACAAGCGTTGGCTCGATGTCGGCGGCGTGCCGCTGTTGGAGGGGCTGCTGAAAAAGGCGGCTACTGCGGGATTTGCGGAGATCTTTCTGTGCGTCGAAGAAAGGAGCGAGCGCCTGCAGGACTTGGCAAGCCGTTATGGCGCGAGGATTCTCGTCGATGAAACGGCGGGGCAGGGGCCTGTGGCGGGGCTTTCACGCGGCCTTGCGGCGAGTTCTCATGCTTGGTCCTTCGCCGTGTCGGCGGATATGCCCTTTTTCTCCTTCGACGCAGCGAGAGAACTTCTGCCCAAGGCAAAAGGCGCGGCGCGAGCCGTCGTGCCCGTCGCCGAAGGACGGTGCGAGCCGCTTGCCGCGCTCTACCACAAGGAAACGGCGCACGTGTTCTCTGCGGCTATGGCGGCAGGTGAGCGCAGCCTTCGGAGAACGGACGCCGCGCTCCCCGCGCTTGAAGTTCCCGTTCACGCGGGTGCATGCTTCTTCAATGTGAATACGCCCGCCGCCCTTCGCTTGGCGCGCGGCCGAGCGGCGAACCTCGTGCGCCGCGTGCCCATCGTATCCATCGTTGCTCCCGCATCGGGCACGGGCAAGACAACCTTTGTTGAAAAGCTCCTGCCGCTCTTGACCTCGTGCGGCGTGCGCGTCGGCGTCGTCAAGAGCGATGCGCACGGCATTGTCCTGAACGACGGGGCGAAGGACAGCGGACGCTTCCGCGCGGCGGGCGCGTCGAGCGTCGCCGTCGTCGCGCCTGCGGGCTTCTGGCTCTACGAGCGCACGCAGGAGAAGCTCTCGCTGGAAGCGGCCGCCGCACGCATGACGGGCGTCGATCTCGTGCTCATCGAGACGCGCTCGCACGGCGTATTTCCCGCCTTGTCGCTCTGGCGCGAGCTGGAAGAGCCGCTGCTCGACGAGCGCGTCGCGGCGCTCTTCTCCTCTTGCCATGAGCGGCAGGCGGAAGGGATTTTGCAGCTTGACCTCGAAGCTATGGAGGATGCCGCACATCTCGTCCTTTTTCTGATGGGGCGGGAGGAAGGATTCGATCTGCGTCGAATCGCATGGGACGGCGGCCACAGCGGAAAGGGAGGCGCATAG
- a CDS encoding class I SAM-dependent methyltransferase, whose product MNDIEKKERKVQRAYRQLGNIARLYDGMMTNTSWAGRFAIRWLWGFASYPEFLAMAYRGLPADFRGRLLEVPVGTGVLSFPHYEKMKEAQITCLDASETMLEAAKKHAANFSLGATDFALGDVGDLQYADETFDFVLSVNGFHAFPEKEKAYRETERVLKRGGIFSGSMYVRGKSRRTDFFVKQFCERRGFFSPPYETEESLRARLQAMYGEVDIMTIGSFAGFRCKKI is encoded by the coding sequence ATGAATGATATCGAAAAGAAAGAGCGCAAGGTGCAGCGCGCGTATCGCCAGCTCGGCAATATCGCGCGCCTATACGACGGCATGATGACGAATACGAGTTGGGCGGGGCGCTTTGCCATCCGCTGGCTCTGGGGTTTCGCCTCCTATCCGGAGTTTTTGGCGATGGCGTATCGCGGACTCCCCGCAGATTTTCGCGGCAGGCTGCTCGAAGTTCCCGTCGGCACGGGCGTGCTGTCGTTTCCGCATTATGAGAAGATGAAGGAGGCGCAGATCACCTGCCTCGACGCTTCGGAGACGATGCTGGAGGCGGCGAAAAAGCACGCGGCGAACTTTTCGCTCGGCGCGACAGACTTTGCGCTCGGCGATGTCGGCGATTTGCAGTATGCGGATGAAACTTTTGATTTCGTATTGTCCGTCAACGGCTTTCACGCCTTTCCCGAGAAGGAGAAGGCGTACCGCGAGACGGAGCGCGTCCTGAAGCGCGGCGGCATATTTTCCGGCTCGATGTATGTGCGCGGTAAGAGCCGGCGCACCGATTTTTTCGTCAAGCAGTTCTGCGAGCGGCGCGGCTTCTTCTCGCCGCCCTACGAGACGGAGGAGAGCCTGCGGGCAAGGCTTCAAGCGATGTACGGCGAGGTCGACATCATGACGATCGGCTCATTCGCAGGCTTTCGTTGCAAGAAGATTTAA
- a CDS encoding MFS transporter: protein MADEMAWKNLGPNPSRKEILACWNPEDAGFWEKYGKRIATQNLYTSTWALVLSFVAWTLWATIAAKLKFIGFNFSDDQIFTLAALPGLVGATGRLFYTYLPGLIGGRNSTFITTALLLLPLFGLGRALQDPTTSYETFVLLVSFIGIAGANFSASMANIGFFFPKANKGFALGINAGIGNLGVSLIYLTAPILLGWNLSSLFGEGVPGPDGMMYVQNVCYFWTIPTALTLVLIWLFMDNLPLPKQSPKSMMSIFGNKHTWLMCWIYTCGFGSFIGFSAALGLLVAKEFPEMPFSYAAFLGPFIGAGIRPVGGLLADKVDSGSRVTLISLFVMLGASFLVLFGVEAHRFPVFFGAFLLLFLTTGFINGASFRMIPYIFNNPFHSSLVTGFTAAIAAYGAFFIPKLFGFAYANYGVVAPAFYILIAFTVSTIVITWYFYDRKGSGIRC from the coding sequence ATGGCTGATGAAATGGCATGGAAGAATCTCGGTCCCAATCCATCGCGCAAGGAGATCCTTGCATGCTGGAATCCCGAGGACGCGGGCTTTTGGGAGAAGTATGGCAAGCGCATCGCGACGCAGAACCTCTACACCTCGACTTGGGCGCTCGTCCTGAGCTTCGTTGCGTGGACGCTCTGGGCGACGATCGCGGCGAAGCTCAAGTTTATCGGCTTCAACTTCTCGGACGATCAGATTTTCACGCTCGCGGCGCTGCCCGGTCTCGTCGGCGCGACGGGACGCTTGTTTTACACGTATCTGCCGGGGTTGATCGGCGGCAGGAACTCCACTTTCATCACGACGGCGCTTCTTCTTCTGCCGCTCTTCGGCTTGGGTCGCGCTCTGCAGGATCCCACAACGTCGTATGAGACGTTTGTCCTTCTCGTGTCTTTCATCGGCATTGCGGGCGCAAACTTCTCCGCTTCGATGGCGAATATCGGCTTCTTCTTCCCCAAGGCGAACAAGGGATTCGCGCTCGGCATCAATGCGGGCATCGGCAACCTCGGCGTATCGCTCATCTATCTGACGGCGCCGATCCTCTTGGGCTGGAATCTCTCCTCGCTCTTCGGCGAGGGCGTGCCGGGGCCTGATGGCATGATGTACGTGCAGAATGTCTGCTACTTCTGGACGATTCCGACGGCGCTGACGCTCGTCCTCATCTGGCTCTTCATGGACAATTTGCCGCTGCCGAAGCAAAGCCCCAAGAGCATGATGTCCATCTTCGGCAACAAGCATACGTGGCTCATGTGCTGGATCTATACCTGCGGCTTCGGCTCCTTCATTGGCTTTTCGGCGGCGCTCGGGCTGCTCGTCGCGAAGGAATTCCCCGAGATGCCCTTTTCTTACGCAGCTTTCCTCGGCCCCTTCATCGGTGCGGGCATCCGTCCCGTCGGCGGCCTTCTGGCGGACAAGGTGGACAGCGGTTCGCGCGTCACGCTCATCTCGCTCTTCGTCATGCTCGGCGCGAGCTTCCTCGTGCTCTTCGGCGTGGAGGCACATCGCTTCCCCGTGTTCTTCGGCGCATTCTTGCTGCTCTTCTTGACGACGGGCTTCATCAACGGCGCTTCCTTCCGCATGATTCCCTACATCTTCAACAATCCGTTCCACTCCTCGCTCGTCACGGGCTTCACGGCGGCAATCGCGGCCTACGGCGCGTTCTTTATCCCGAAGCTCTTCGGCTTCGCCTACGCGAACTACGGCGTCGTCGCGCCCGCCTTCTACATCCTCATCGCGTTCACGGTCAGCACCATCGTTATCACATGGTACTTCTACGACCGCAAGGGTTCGGGAATCCGCTGCTAG
- the moaC gene encoding cyclic pyranopterin monophosphate synthase MoaC → MANELTHFDASGNAHMVDVSEKKETERIARASGRILVSPAVYEAIAGGTAKKGDVLGVARIAGIMAAKKTSDAIPLCHPLPLTRVSIDFGLLPEASAVEARAEVKTRGVTGVEMEALHAVSVALLTIYDMCKALDKRMEITALHLDAKSGGKSGDFQR, encoded by the coding sequence ATGGCAAACGAATTGACGCATTTTGATGCGTCGGGCAACGCGCACATGGTCGATGTCAGCGAGAAGAAGGAAACGGAGCGCATCGCGCGTGCGAGCGGCCGCATCCTCGTAAGCCCGGCCGTCTACGAGGCGATTGCGGGCGGAACGGCAAAGAAGGGCGACGTCCTCGGCGTCGCGCGCATCGCCGGCATCATGGCGGCGAAGAAGACGAGCGATGCGATCCCGCTGTGCCATCCGCTGCCGCTGACGCGCGTGAGCATCGACTTTGGGCTTCTGCCCGAAGCATCTGCGGTCGAAGCGCGTGCCGAAGTCAAGACGCGCGGCGTCACGGGCGTCGAGATGGAAGCGCTGCACGCTGTGAGCGTCGCACTCTTGACGATCTACGACATGTGCAAGGCGCTCGACAAGCGCATGGAAATCACCGCGCTGCACTTAGACGCCAAGAGCGGCGGCAAGAGCGGCGATTTTCAGCGCTGA
- a CDS encoding nuclease encodes MQQKEDLPSEYHASDYRNPTYDQHAKRLLAQRTIMARLLKRTVPEFKEATISDIAEKYIEGTPQISEIPIDRDMTNAVGNTLHSPKEFLDSATENIGITEGWIRFDILFHARVPKSGELITLIINVEAQRTQRRSKLGYALLKRAIYYASRLISSQKETEFTGSSYDDLKKVYSIWLCMDSPDGKSSINRYDLNEHYILHEYKANHADYDLISIITIYLGEEQPPDEDWLIRFLRLLFKDTRTPAMRKKQLLKDEFDMDTTTDIEEEMKTMCNLSTGIYEQGMERGIAQGMERGAENTRRETALSMLKEGLPTDMVARITNLSMEEVKTLHQKMPNLN; translated from the coding sequence ATGCAGCAGAAAGAAGACCTCCCGTCGGAATATCATGCGTCTGATTATCGAAATCCGACGTATGATCAACATGCCAAACGCCTGCTCGCACAAAGAACTATCATGGCACGCCTCCTCAAACGAACCGTGCCGGAATTCAAAGAAGCGACGATTTCCGATATTGCTGAAAAATATATCGAAGGCACACCGCAGATTAGTGAGATTCCTATTGACAGGGATATGACAAATGCGGTTGGAAACACCCTGCACTCTCCAAAAGAGTTTCTCGATTCCGCTACGGAAAATATCGGCATCACGGAGGGCTGGATTCGTTTTGACATCCTCTTTCACGCGCGTGTTCCGAAATCGGGCGAGCTTATCACCCTGATCATCAACGTCGAAGCACAAAGAACGCAGCGACGCTCCAAACTTGGCTATGCACTCTTGAAACGAGCTATCTACTATGCGAGTCGTTTAATTTCATCCCAGAAAGAAACCGAATTTACAGGCTCATCCTACGATGACCTCAAAAAGGTCTACAGCATCTGGCTTTGCATGGATTCGCCCGATGGCAAAAGCTCCATCAATCGCTACGATCTCAACGAACATTATATTCTTCATGAATATAAAGCCAATCATGCGGATTATGACCTGATAAGCATCATCACAATCTATCTCGGTGAAGAGCAGCCACCCGATGAAGATTGGCTCATCCGCTTCCTGCGTCTGCTGTTCAAAGACACACGAACGCCAGCGATGAGAAAGAAGCAACTTCTGAAAGATGAATTCGATATGGATACGACTACAGATATAGAAGAGGAGATGAAAACGATGTGCAATTTGAGTACAGGCATCTATGAACAAGGCATGGAGCGCGGCATCGCCCAAGGCATGGAACGCGGCGCAGAAAACACCCGCAGAGAAACGGCTCTTTCCATGCTCAAAGAAGGACTTCCCACCGATATGGTTGCACGTATCACAAACTTGTCAATGGAAGAAGTCAAAACCTTGCACCAAAAGATGCCCAATTTGAATTGA
- a CDS encoding Bax inhibitor-1/YccA family protein, with amino-acid sequence MLSRMSRATDAVFSGEAASYSGIAIKSTGLVLIVAASAVITWLTGYATPTTTMVTAVMGLITALIVSFKPGTAGLLAPLYAILEGMCLACLSVTLAFISPYILVNAVMLTFGIAIAAGLVYARGLVTVNSKFMRITMIALTGVVLTYIAEMVLGFFGIHFPMLHDGGIVAIAIELVIIGVATLCLFMDYELINRSVQEGLSKDYEWYCAFSLLVTLIWLYVEILDLLRMLSGRD; translated from the coding sequence ATGTTATCGAGAATGAGCAGAGCGACGGATGCCGTCTTCTCGGGCGAAGCCGCAAGCTACAGCGGCATCGCCATAAAGAGCACGGGACTCGTCCTCATTGTCGCGGCTTCCGCCGTCATCACTTGGCTCACGGGCTATGCAACACCGACGACGACGATGGTCACCGCCGTCATGGGGCTTATCACGGCCTTGATCGTTTCCTTCAAGCCAGGCACAGCGGGGCTTCTCGCGCCGCTCTATGCGATTCTTGAAGGCATGTGCCTCGCGTGTCTCTCTGTAACGCTTGCGTTCATCTCGCCGTACATCCTCGTCAATGCCGTCATGCTGACCTTCGGCATCGCCATCGCTGCCGGACTCGTCTATGCACGCGGCCTTGTGACAGTCAACTCGAAGTTCATGCGCATCACGATGATCGCTCTGACGGGCGTCGTCCTCACGTACATCGCGGAAATGGTGCTCGGCTTCTTCGGCATCCACTTCCCGATGCTGCACGACGGCGGCATCGTCGCCATCGCCATCGAGCTTGTCATCATCGGCGTCGCGACGCTGTGCCTCTTCATGGACTATGAGCTCATCAACCGCAGCGTGCAGGAAGGCCTGTCGAAAGACTACGAATGGTACTGCGCCTTCTCGCTGCTCGTGACCCTCATCTGGCTCTACGTCGAGATTCTCGATTTGCTGCGAATGCTGTCGGGAAGAGACTGA
- the glmS gene encoding glutamine--fructose-6-phosphate transaminase (isomerizing), with translation MCGIVGYVGKRQATPFLIEGLTKLEYRGYDSSGIAVLNEEKIRVEKCVGRLAELKRIIEGNEPAGHIGIGHTRWATHGRPSDSNAHPHTDCAGNFAVVHNGIIENYMSLKEDLIEKGHSFKSETDTEVVAHLLEEVYNGDFEASVREVLSRIEGSYALVFMSREHPDRLICTKQDNPLVIGLGEGENFIASDIPAIIARTRRTYIVNDGEMAVVKADGVHITNRRGEVVTKKVFEVNWNAEAAEKGGYEHFMLKEIHEQPKAVRDTMSPRIAKDGKHIVMDELRWSREFLDSFNKVYIVACGTAYHAGLVGKYYIEKLARIPVEVDVASEFRYRSPIIDENTLMIVVSQSGETSDTLAALKEAKRLGAKSLAVTNVVGSSIAREAAQVLYTWAGPEIAVASTKAYTTQLILMFMLAVYMADLKGTLAKERSEALIEGLTKIPAQISETLSDVEPIKTFAKQYGFNEDVFFIGRGLDYHVALEGSLKLKEISYIHAEAYAAGELKHGTLALIVEGVPVIALATQKSVYEKTLSNIKEVKARDAVVIGIAAEGDTELEKYVDHVIHVPETDELLIPLLTVVPLQLLAYFAAITRGCDVDKPRNLAKSVTVE, from the coding sequence ATGTGTGGAATCGTTGGTTATGTCGGCAAGCGTCAGGCGACGCCGTTTCTCATCGAGGGGCTGACGAAGCTTGAGTATCGCGGCTATGATTCGTCGGGCATCGCCGTCTTGAACGAGGAGAAGATCCGCGTGGAAAAATGCGTGGGTCGTCTTGCCGAACTCAAGCGAATCATCGAAGGAAATGAGCCGGCAGGTCATATCGGCATTGGGCATACGCGTTGGGCGACGCATGGACGTCCGTCGGACAGCAACGCACATCCGCATACGGACTGCGCGGGCAATTTTGCCGTTGTGCACAACGGCATCATCGAAAACTATATGTCGCTGAAGGAAGATTTGATTGAAAAAGGTCATTCCTTCAAGTCGGAGACGGATACGGAGGTTGTCGCACACCTGTTGGAGGAAGTCTACAACGGCGACTTCGAGGCCTCGGTGCGCGAGGTGCTTTCTCGTATCGAAGGATCTTACGCTCTCGTATTCATGTCGCGCGAGCATCCCGACCGTCTGATCTGCACGAAGCAGGACAATCCGCTTGTCATCGGTCTCGGCGAAGGGGAGAATTTCATCGCGTCCGACATCCCCGCGATCATCGCGCGCACGCGGCGCACCTACATCGTCAATGACGGTGAGATGGCGGTCGTCAAGGCGGACGGCGTGCACATCACGAATCGCCGCGGCGAAGTCGTGACGAAGAAGGTCTTCGAGGTCAACTGGAACGCCGAGGCGGCGGAAAAGGGCGGCTACGAGCACTTCATGCTCAAGGAGATTCACGAGCAGCCGAAGGCCGTGCGCGACACGATGTCGCCGCGCATTGCCAAGGACGGCAAGCATATCGTCATGGACGAGCTGCGCTGGAGTCGCGAATTCCTCGATTCGTTCAATAAGGTTTACATCGTCGCCTGCGGCACGGCGTATCATGCGGGTCTTGTCGGCAAGTACTACATCGAGAAGCTCGCGCGCATCCCCGTCGAGGTTGACGTTGCGTCGGAGTTCCGCTACCGTTCGCCGATCATCGACGAGAACACCCTGATGATCGTCGTCAGCCAGTCGGGTGAGACGAGCGACACGCTCGCTGCCTTGAAGGAAGCCAAGCGTCTGGGTGCGAAGAGTCTCGCCGTCACGAACGTCGTCGGCTCGTCCATCGCGCGTGAGGCCGCGCAGGTTCTCTACACCTGGGCGGGACCTGAGATCGCCGTTGCCTCGACGAAAGCGTACACGACGCAGCTCATCTTGATGTTCATGCTCGCCGTCTACATGGCAGATCTCAAGGGAACGCTCGCGAAGGAGCGCAGCGAGGCTTTGATCGAGGGACTTACGAAGATTCCCGCGCAGATCAGCGAGACGCTGAGCGACGTCGAGCCGATCAAGACGTTTGCGAAGCAGTACGGCTTCAACGAGGACGTCTTCTTCATCGGACGCGGTCTCGACTATCATGTGGCGCTTGAAGGCTCGCTGAAGCTCAAGGAGATTTCCTATATTCACGCTGAGGCCTATGCGGCGGGCGAGCTCAAGCACGGCACGCTCGCGCTCATTGTCGAGGGCGTGCCCGTCATTGCGCTCGCGACGCAGAAGAGCGTCTATGAGAAGACCTTGTCGAACATCAAGGAAGTCAAGGCGCGTGACGCCGTTGTCATCGGCATTGCCGCCGAGGGCGATACGGAACTCGAAAAGTACGTCGATCACGTCATCCACGTGCCTGAGACGGATGAACTTCTGATTCCTCTCTTGACGGTCGTGCCGCTGCAGCTGCTCGCCTACTTCGCCGCCATCACGCGCGGCTGCGACGTGGACAAGCCGCGCAACCTCGCGAAGTCCGTCACGGTCGAATGA